The genomic window CATCAGAGTACCGTAGGATTTGAGGGTGACCGAGCAAGAGACCCCTCCCGCAGCCCCACGGCGCGTCGTCGTCGCTGAGGACGAATCCCTCATCCGCCTCGACATCGTCGAGATCCTCCGCGACAACGGTTTCGAGGTCGTCGGCGAGGCCGGCGACGGCGAGACCGCTGTCGCCCTCGCGACGGAACTCCGTCCGGATCTCGTGATCATGGACGTCAAGATGCCTCAGCTCGACGGCATCTCCGCGGCCGAGCGCATCGGTAAGGCGCACATCGCCCCGGTGGTCCTCCTCACGGCCTTCAGCCAGAAGGAGCTCGTCGAGCGGGCGAGCGAGGCAGGCGCCCTCGCCTACGTCGTGAAGCCGTTCACGCCGAACGACCTCCTTCCCGCGATCGAGATCGCCCTCTCGCGCTACCAGCAGATCATCACCCTCGAAGCCGAGGTCGCCGACATGGTCGAGCGCTTCGAGACCCGCAAGCTCGTCGACCGGGCGAAGGGCCTCCTCAACGAGAAGATGGGCCTCACCGAGCCCGAGGCGTTCCGCTGGATCCAGAAGGCCTCCATGGACCGTCGCCTCACCATGCACGATGTCGCGCAGGCCATCATCGAGCAGCTCAGCGCCAAGAAGTAGCGCTCCTCCCTCGTCGCAAGAGCGGCCCGTCCCCTCGGGGCGGGCCGCTCCGCTGTGTTCGGTGCCGGGCTCGTCAGGCGGTCGGTGCGTCCTTGATGAGGTTCGTGATGCGGATCGTGGAGCACCGTCGTCCCTGCTCGTCGGTGACGGCGATCTCGTGCACGGTGAGCGAGCGGCCGAGGTGGATCGGGGTGCAGACACCCGTCACGAGGCCCTCGGTGGCGGACCTGGTGTGCGTCGCGTTGATGTCGATGCCGACGGCGAGCTTGCCCGGGCCCGCGAAGAGGTTGGCGGCCATCGAGCCGAGGGACTCGCCGAGCACGACGTACGCCCCGCCGTGCAGCAGCATCGCGGGTTGGGTGTTGCCCTCGACGGGCATGGTGGCGACGGATCGCTGCACCGTGAACTCGGTGAACTCGATGCCCATCTTGGCGGCGAGTGCGCCGCTGCCCCTCGTCCGCAGGAACTCGAGTGCGTCGTCGGTCTCGTTCGTCATGTCCACCTTCGGATCGGGCCTGAGCCGTGTCGGCACCGGCTTGTAGGCTGGGCGCGTGTCGGAATCAGAAAAGCCTACCCTCCTCGTCGTCGACGGCCACTCGCTCGCATTCCGGGCGTTCTACGCCCTGCCGGTCGACAGCTTCCAAACCCGCGACGGTCAGCACACGAACGCCATCCACGGCTTCATCTCCATGCTGATCAGCCTGCTCAAGAACGAGAACCCGAGCCACATCGCCGTGGCCTTCGACATCTCGCGCCGTTCCTTCCGCACCCGCGAGTACCCCGAGTACAAGGGCACGCGCGGTGAGACCCCGGCGGAGTTCAAGGGACAGGTGCCACTGCTCGAAGAGGCGCTCAAGGCGATGAACATCACGACGATCAGCAAAGAGGACTACGAGGCCGACGACATCCTCGCCACCCTCGCCAAGCAGGGCGCTGAGGACGGCTTCCGCGTGCTCGTCGTCTCCGGCGACCGCGACACCATCCAGCTCGTCACCGACGACGTCACCCTGCTGTACCCGTCGAGCCAGGGCGTCTCCGCGCTCACCCGGTACGACGGCGCCAAGGTCTTCGAGCGCTACGGCATCCGCCCTGAGCAGTACCCGGAGATCGCGGCGCTCGTCGGCGAGACGAGCGACAACCTCCCGGGCATCCCGAAGGTCGGCGAGAAGACCGCCGTGAAGTGGCTCAACCAGTTCGGCTCCCTCGAGCAGATCCTCGAGCGCGCCGACGAGATCACCGGCAAGGTGGGGGAGAGCCTCCGCGAGCACAAGGAGAACGCAGTCCGCAACCGCCGCCTCAACCGGCTCCTCACCGACGTCGAACTGTCCGTCGGACCGAAGGACCTCGAACGCCGACCGATCGACGCGGACGCGGTGGCGGCCGTCTTCGGGCGGCTCGAGTTCCGCACGCTGCTCGATCGGGTCCTCAAACTCGACGGACTCGAGGCCAACACGGATGTGTCCGCACCGCAGGCGGGCGGCGTGGTCATGCCACCGCAGAAGGAGCTGCTCGACGAAGAGCTCGAGGCGTGGATCACCCGTGCCGTCGCCGCACATCCCGCCGGGATCGGTCTCCACCTCGACCTCGACGGAGGCCTTCCGGTCGCAGCCGGCCTCGCGACCCCCACGGAGATCGTCTCGCTCGCCTGGCGTCCCGGTGAGGCCGACTACGCCCCGCTCGAGGCGTGGTTGGCGAGCGACGCCCCGAAGATCATGCACGACGCCAAGCCGCAGCTCCAGGCGGTCACGCGCGCCGGCCTGACGGTCGACGGTCTCGGCTACGACACCGCGGTCGCCGGCTGGCTCCTGCGTCCGAGCGGCGGCGACAAGACGATCGCCGACCTCATCACGCGCTATCTCGACGAGACGATGCCCGTCGCCGACCCGAACCAGCTCGTCCCCGAGACCGACCCCGTCGGTGCCGGCGGCACCGCCTGGTACGCCCTCCGGGTCGCCGAGGCCACTCGCACGGCGCTCGACGCCGGGTCGCTCGGCGTGCTG from Plantibacter flavus includes these protein-coding regions:
- a CDS encoding ANTAR domain-containing response regulator yields the protein MTEQETPPAAPRRVVVAEDESLIRLDIVEILRDNGFEVVGEAGDGETAVALATELRPDLVIMDVKMPQLDGISAAERIGKAHIAPVVLLTAFSQKELVERASEAGALAYVVKPFTPNDLLPAIEIALSRYQQIITLEAEVADMVERFETRKLVDRAKGLLNEKMGLTEPEAFRWIQKASMDRRLTMHDVAQAIIEQLSAKK
- a CDS encoding hotdog fold thioesterase, coding for MTNETDDALEFLRTRGSGALAAKMGIEFTEFTVQRSVATMPVEGNTQPAMLLHGGAYVVLGESLGSMAANLFAGPGKLAVGIDINATHTRSATEGLVTGVCTPIHLGRSLTVHEIAVTDEQGRRCSTIRITNLIKDAPTA
- the polA gene encoding DNA polymerase I, whose translation is MSESEKPTLLVVDGHSLAFRAFYALPVDSFQTRDGQHTNAIHGFISMLISLLKNENPSHIAVAFDISRRSFRTREYPEYKGTRGETPAEFKGQVPLLEEALKAMNITTISKEDYEADDILATLAKQGAEDGFRVLVVSGDRDTIQLVTDDVTLLYPSSQGVSALTRYDGAKVFERYGIRPEQYPEIAALVGETSDNLPGIPKVGEKTAVKWLNQFGSLEQILERADEITGKVGESLREHKENAVRNRRLNRLLTDVELSVGPKDLERRPIDADAVAAVFGRLEFRTLLDRVLKLDGLEANTDVSAPQAGGVVMPPQKELLDEELEAWITRAVAAHPAGIGLHLDLDGGLPVAAGLATPTEIVSLAWRPGEADYAPLEAWLASDAPKIMHDAKPQLQAVTRAGLTVDGLGYDTAVAGWLLRPSGGDKTIADLITRYLDETMPVADPNQLVPETDPVGAGGTAWYALRVAEATRTALDAGSLGVLLDMELPVLQVLAHMELTGVTVDHDILSGLSEQLGNRAAELASNAYAEIGREVNLGSPKQLQEVLFDQLAMPKTRANKTGFSTDAGALADLQEKSPHPFLGLLLEHRDATKLRQIVETLDKAITPDGRIHTTYVQIGTSTGRISSTDPNLQNIPVRTEEGRRIRAAFQAGSGYETLLTADYSQIEMRIMAHLSGDAGLIEAFKSGEDLHRFVGARIFGVAAEDVTPAMRNKVKAMSYGLAYGLSAFGLSKQLRISSAEAKQLMIDYFERFGAVRDYLRNVVEQAKLDGYTETIFGRRRLFPELSSPNRLVRENAERQALNAPIQGSAADIMKRAMIGIESELRSESLSSQMMLQVHDELIFEVAEGEWDALERIVRAQMAGAAELSVPLEVQIGRGHDWDAAAH